The Dreissena polymorpha isolate Duluth1 chromosome 10, UMN_Dpol_1.0, whole genome shotgun sequence genome includes a region encoding these proteins:
- the LOC127848546 gene encoding galactoside alpha-(1,2)-fucosyltransferase 2-like, which produces MAKHDNCAWICFKGLAKRRFMYIGILMFSFLQLLVYQKAKSPGGNVLIQNGKLSIKLQGRLGNQMFQYASILGLGDMMDFINIVIEDVRDELLSSFQLSDNRVSFSRLPRNGKYAKERLNCAFDKRLTMFSNKEDVNVVGYLQSWKYFHGIENHIRKEFTFVPSILSKAQKVKLDIASQFNDTSTLKNRTYIGVHIRRGDFLQERFKKAGHYTVTKEYIFHALQLCTRMFGENAIFVFCSDDISWVKDNFSKNTNKWKMAFVEGNPAAVDMAVLSLCDHTIVTTGSFGWWAAWLAGGKTIISKQQAKHGSYLSAQFIYSDYFYPDWIVID; this is translated from the exons ATGGCAAAACACGATAATTGTGCTTGGATTTGTTTTAAAG GTTTAGCGAAAAGAAGATTCATGTACATAGGTATCCTGATGTTTTCTTTCCTGCAGCTGTTAGTATACCAAAAGGCCAAAAGTCCTGGTGGAAATGTACTCATACAGAACGGAAAACTTAGTATTAAACTTCAAGGCAGACTGGGAAATCAGATGTTCCAGTATGCGTCAATCCTAGGACTTGGTGACATGATGGATTTTATCAACATTGTTATAGAAGATGTTAGAGATGAACTGTTATCATCGTTTCAACTTTCGGATAATAGGGTGTCTTTTTCTCGTCTACCTCGCAATGGAAAATATGCGAAGGAAAGACTCAACTGTGCTTTTGACAAAAGACTAACCATGTTCAGTAATAAAGAGGATGTTAATGTTGTCGGATACCTTCAGTCTTGGAAATATTTTCATGGCATTGAAAATCACATAAGAAAAGAATTTACTTTTGTTCCAAGTATATTGTCTAAAGCCCAAAAAGTTAAACTTGACATCGCTTCACAGTTTAACGACACATCGACATTAAAAAACCGTACATACATCGGTGTACATATCCGAAGAGGAGATTTCCTCCAAGAGAGATTCAAAAAAGCTGGTCACTATACTGTTACGAAGGAATATATATTTCACGCATTACAGCTGTGCACTAGAATGTTCGGAGAAAATGCAATTTTCGTATTTTGTTCCGACGACATAAGCTGGGTGAAAGATAACTTCTCAAAAAACACCAACAAGTGGAAGATGGCGTTTGTGGAGGGCAACCCTGCCGCTGTGGATATGGCCGTTCTGAGTTTGTGTGACCATACCATTGTCACCACTGGGAGTTTTGGCTGGTGGGCGGCCTGGCTTGCGGGAGGAAAAACTATCATTTCTAAACAACAGGCAAAGCACGGATCATACCTTAGCGCTCAGTTTATATATTCTGATTACTTTTATCCAGATTGGATAGTAATCGATTGA
- the LOC127848545 gene encoding uncharacterized protein LOC127848545: MELLSVRQRTSRTCFWISSLGRNKVVKFLGVLVVGLIMGVSFTNRFLLGPLQPTTTVPTQLPNQPTFDVAANSITVVTAYFNLGTFRKGSVNNIFTKNTYNNWSEVFKYILNPVIVYTDSYEFADRMSNIRRIRNETTKIIVIQRNSSWAFNLRDRIFAIYSQKGYPKHYPNTVLPEYACSQIAKYDVLGRVAQDNTFNTDYFMWLEIGYFRDRTSTTPFRLKRPPNFNETMVAMNLILFNANLALSPEVIFKNNLLWIGGGIVFANRLTILAYEYQFRQAVEYFMSLSLMNTDQQIIYAMFSVEGRRVLKPATEIQAYKPPTEYNWFYLGYLMLHEESP, encoded by the exons atggaGTTATTATCTGT TCGTCAGCGAACAAGTAGGACATGTTTCTGGATTTCTTCTTTGGGTCGGAATAAAG TTGTGAAGTTCCTGGGTGTACTTGTAGTCGGCCTAATCATGGGAGTTAGTTTTACCAACAGATTCCTGCTTGGCCCGCTTCag CCTACGACGACAGTACCTACCCAGCTTCCCAACCAACCAACATTTGATGTGGCCGCCAACAGCATCACTGTCGTTACGGCCTATTTTAATCTGGGAACATTTCGTAAAGGTTCGGTCAATAACATATTTACGAAGAATACCTACAACAACTGGAGTGaagtttttaaatacattttaaacccAGTGATTGTTTACACGGATTCGTACGAATTTGCTGACAGAATGAGTAATATTCGGAGAATTAGAAACGAAACAACCAAAATAATTGTGATTCAACGAAATTCATCTTGGGCATTCAATTTACGAGACAGAATTTTTGCCATCTATTCTCAGAAAGGTTACCCTAAACACTACCCTAACACCGTGTTACCTGAATATGCCTGCTCGCAAATAGCCAAATATGACGTCCTCGGTAGGGTCGCACAAGATAATACGTTCAACACGGACTACTTCATGTGGCTTGAAATTGGCTATTTCCGGGACAGGACGTCCACTACACCATTTCGATTGAAAAGACCGCCAAATTTCAACGAAACTATGGTAGCCAtgaatttaatattgtttaacgCAAATCTTGCATTGTCACCGGaggttatttttaaaaacaatttactgTGGATCGGAGGCGGTATCGTCTTTGCAAACCGCTTGACTATTCTTGCATATGAATATCAGTTCCGCCAGGCAGTGGAGTATTTTATGTCTCTGTCGCTCATGAACACAGATCAGCAAATTATCTACGCCATGTTCAGCGTTGAAGGAAGGCGCGTGCTTAAGCCGGCTACTGAGATCCAGGCGTATAAGCCACCAACCGAGTACAACTGGTTTTATCTTGGCTATCTTATGCTTCATGAAGAGTCGCCCTAA